The Myotis daubentonii chromosome 9, mMyoDau2.1, whole genome shotgun sequence genome has a segment encoding these proteins:
- the LOC132240903 gene encoding LOW QUALITY PROTEIN: ATPase family gene 2 protein homolog A-like (The sequence of the model RefSeq protein was modified relative to this genomic sequence to represent the inferred CDS: inserted 4 bases in 2 codons; substituted 1 base at 1 genomic stop codon), producing MSSKNRKPSKRSSDRGSPPPSTAHFLAGASAACPEAGFAAATGTLVVINLEKDDKVPKKFQNSLVQLGLGTMKSANIIIGGRVLLTSLHGKQEXDKNVDINEEQLADCLLRKLDGKIVLPGNFLYITFYLRPCMLQVLRVKGADGMILRRLQSDSDTDAQGMSSKRSSIGASILDMSLQLSQLDLEEPRVPPSSSTPCKPVDDRKINKTGDSLSNVTQSPGGSSGLGPEEVTGLECSFASARGGNEHLINEERFLKPANLGAKCNTDTFYFTSSTTRVNFTSIGTNSKEQDNQFKVTYDMIGGXNGQLKAIREIIEHPLKQLELSKSYGIPPSRGVLLYGPPGTGKTMIARAIANEVGAYVSVINGPEIISKFFGETEARLHQIFAEATLRRPSIIFIDELDAFCPKREGAQNEVEKRVVASLLTLMDGIGSVGSEGQVLVIGATNPPHALDAALCRSGRFGXEIEIGVPNSQDWLDILRKLLRKALHVLTEAELLQLANNAHGYVGADLKASCNESGLNAFRRDLKKQPNLADSKVAALVKIPLSDFLQGMNDVRPSATREVAVDVPSVSWSDIGGLENIKLKLKQAVEWPLKYPESFTQMGMQSPKGDLLYGPPGCSKTMIAKALAYESGLNFLAIKGPELMNKYVGESERAVREIFRKARAVAPSIIFFDELDALAVKRGSSSGAGNVADRVLAQLLTEMDGIEQLKDGTVLAATNRPDRIDKALMRPGRIDRIIYVPLPDAATRKEIFNLQFHSVPISQDVDLYELIFQTDTHSGAEVIAICEEATLLVLGEDIEAKCIRKKHFTQALSTVTPRIPESLRRFYEDYQDKNGP from the exons ATGTCTTCGAAGAACAGAAAACCATCCAAGCGGAGCTCCGACCGGGGTTCGCCCCCGCCCTCCACGGCTCACTTTCTGGCAGGGGCTTCGGCTGCTTGTCCCGAAGCTGGCTTCGCGGCGGCAACTGGGACCCTGGTGGTGATCAACCTAGAAAAGGATGACAAAGTTCCTAAAAAGTTCCAGAATTCCCTTGTTCAACTCGGACTTGGCACTATGAAGTCTGCAAATATAATTATTGGTGGAAGAGTGCTGCTTACCAGTTTACATGGAAAACAAGA TGACAAAAATGTGGATATTAATGAAGAACAATTGGCTGATTGTCTTCTGAGAAAACTAGATGGCAAGATTGTTTTACCAGGCAACTTTCTATACATTACATTCTATCTACGACCATGCATGTTGCAAGTGTTGCGAGTGAAAggtgcagatggcatgatactgaGAAGGCTTCAGAGCGACTCTGATACTGATGCTCAGGGAATGTCCTCAAAACGGTCCAGCATAGGAGCCAGTATCCTTGATATGTCCTTACAGTTAAGCCAGTTGGATCTGGAAGAGCCTCGGGTCCCACCATCAAGCAGTACTCCCTGCAAACCAGTAGAtgacagaaagataaataaaactggTGACAGTTTGTCAAATGTCACACAGAGTCCTGGTGGCAGCAGTGGGCTTGGGCCAGAGGAAGTTACAGGTCTTGAATGTAGCTTTGCGTCTGCCAGAGGAGGAAATGAGCACCTTATCAATGAAGAGAGATTCCTAAAGCCAGCCAATCTGGGAGCAAAGTGCAACACTGATACTTTCTACTTCACTTCTTCAACAACGAGAGTCAATTTTACAAGTATTGGTACAAATTCAAAAGAGCAAGACAACCAGTTCAAAGTAACTTACGACATGATAGGAGGCTGAAATGGTCAGCTGAAAGCAATTAGAGAAATAATTGAACATCCTCTCAAGCAGCTTGAACTATCCAAGAGTTACGGAATTCCTCCCTCTAGAGGAGTGTTACTGTATGGCCCTCCAGGTACTGGAAAGACAATGATTGCCAGGGCTATTGCTAATGAAGTTGGAGCCTATGTCTCTGTAATAAATGGTCCTGAAATTATAAGCAAATTCTTTGGGGAAACTGAAGCAAGGTTACATCAGATATTTGCTGAAGCCACTCTGCGGCGTCCatccattatttttattgatgagctGGATGCATTTTGCCCCAAAAGAGAAGGGGCTCAGAATGAAGTGGAAAAAAGAGTTGTAGCTTCACTGCTAACACTGATGGATGGTATTGGTTCAGTGGGAAGTGAAGGACAGGTATTAGTTATTGGGGCCACAAATCCTCCTCATGCTTTGGATGCTGCACTCTGCCGATCTGGACGATTTGG AGAGATTGAGATTGGAGTTCCTAATTCTCAGGACTGGCTAGATATACTTCGGAAACTGCTTCGAAAGGCACTGCATGTACTCACTGAAGCCGAGCTGCTACAGTTAGCAAACAATGCACATGGATACGTTGGAGCCGACTTGAAAGCCTCGTGTAATGAATCAGGTCTCAATGCCTTCCGGAGAGACCTGAAGAAACAGCCTAACCTCGCTGACAGCAAAGTGGCTGCGTTGGTGAAGATTCCTCTGAGTGATTTCTTGCAGGGAATGAATGACGTCAGGCCCAGTGCCACGAGGGAGGTTGCAGTTGATGTCCCAAGTGTATCCTGGTCAGATATAGGAGGACTGGAAAATATCAAACTGAAATTGAAACAGGCTGTGGAATGGCCCTTGAAATATCCGGAGTCTTTCACCCAAATGGGTATGCAGTCACCTAAAGGAGATCTTCTGTATGGGCCACCTGGTTGCTCTAAAACGATGATTGCAAAGGCTTTGGCCTATGAAAGTGGGCTGAATTTTCTAGCAATAAAGGGGcctgaattaatgaataaatatgtcGGTGAATCTGAAAGAGCTGTTAGAGAGATCTTCCGCAAAGCGAGAGCGGTGGCTCCTTCCATTATTTTCTTTGATGAACTGGATGCCTTAGCAGTTAAAAGGGGCAGTTCTTCAGGTGCTGGGAATGTAGCTGACCGTGTTTTGGCTCAGCTCCTTACGGAAATGGATGGCATTGAACAGTTAAAGGATGGGACTGTTTTGGCAGCTACTAACCGCCCAGATAGGATAGACAAGGCTTTGATGCGTCCTGGAAGAATCGATAGAATCATCTATGTGCCTTTACCAGATGCAGCAACAAGGAAGGAAATATTTAACCTGCAGTTTCACTCGGTGCCAATCAGTCAGGATGTTGATCTGTATGAACTCATCTTCCAAACGGACACACATTCTGGAGCAGAGGTCATTGCCATCTGTGAAGAGGCCACCCTTCTGGTGCTAGGAGAAGACATTGAAGCCAAATGCATCAGGAAAAAACATTTCACTCAAGCCTTGAGCACTGTGACACCCAGGATTCCCGAGTCACTGAGACGTTTCTATGAAGATTATCAAGACAAgaatgggccctaa